A genome region from Coffea arabica cultivar ET-39 chromosome 7e, Coffea Arabica ET-39 HiFi, whole genome shotgun sequence includes the following:
- the LOC113702012 gene encoding uncharacterized protein — protein MSQRRGKTSSWTVFDLTTSASVQPLDTKMSRRRGKTSGCTAFDLEHRRKQRPEPEAKEFFPAISSSMEQSQKALTNIADITASEKHFASLLQDAVKFQIKPKRSDMHEKKLQGGCSSGVKDALKANGMLKELHPWADQYLIEDVLAGVDYDVDKASSLLKMMVSSEQRYNNIKITGTDELKFNRKKSLVNENKSLAEKDTDLSQVMRLLEGLVLSNNRDLTDERASSRRMLLHDVFATKMILNSIKSLPIEREEDDVYLAQRKEAQKMTSSASRNSKASVDAYLRGDHLSAQLYSRKAREEWLTAKQLNAKAAKEILRIKNLKNDEWTLDLHGLHAAEAVQALQEHLQRIESQMPTKQLACARRFNAIQSQMPCARIVHLSQMPIACARIVHLSQMPARRFNVMAGIVSSTAPNVAIFRDLEECDSQIPLFRPRPASVEVITGKGKHSRGEATLPPAIRSFLNENRYHYSETRPGVIEVQIKFR, from the exons ATGTCACAGAGGAGAGGTAAAACGTCTAGTTGGACTGTATTTGACCTGACTACTTCTGCAAGTGTACAACCTCTGGACACAAAAATGTCGCGGAGGAGAGGTAAAACGTCTGGTTGTACTGCATTTGACCTTGAACATCGTCGTAAGCAGCGTCCTGAACCTGAAGCAAAGGAATTTTTTCCAGCAATATCAAGCTCAATGGAGCAAAGTCAGAAAGCCTTGACAAACATAGCAGATATAACTGCATCGGAGAAGCATTTTGCGTCTCTACTACAGGATGCTGTCAAATTTCAGATCAAGCCGAAACGCAGCGATATGCATGAAAAGAAATTGCAGGGTGGTTGCTCTAGTGGTGTCAAAGATGCTTTGAAGGCAAATGGAATGCTTAAGGAGCTCCATCCTTGGGCAGACCAATACCTGATTGAGGATGTTTTGGCTGGTGTAGACTATGATGTTGATAAGGCCTCATCCTTATTGAAAATGATGGTTTCCTCTGAGCAAAGATACAATAATATTAAAATTACTGGGACTGATGAATTAAAGTTCAATCGTAAGAAGTCTCTTGTGAATGAAAATAAGTCATTAGCTGAAAAGGACACAGATCTTTCTCAAGTGATGCGTCTTCTTGAGGGTCTTGTGCTTAGCAATAATCGAGATTTGACAGATGAACGTGCTTCTTCGAGGAGAATGCTTCTGCATGATGTCTTTGCTACAAAAATGATTCTGAATTCTATCAAATCTTTACCCATTGAGCGGGAAGAAGATGATGTTTACTTGGCTCAAAGAAAAGAGGCACAAAAGATGACGAG TTCAGCATCTCGGAACTCTAAGGCTTCCGTGGATGCCTATCTGAGAGGGGATCACTTATCTGCCCAACTCTATTCGCGGAAAGCTCGTGAAGAATGGCTGACTGCTAAACAACTAAATGCCAAGGCAGCAAAAGAAATTCTGAGaatcaagaatttgaagaatgATGAGTGGACATTAGATTTGCATGGTCTTCATGCTGCAGAAGCAGTCCAAGCCTTGCAAGAACATTTGCAGAGGATTGAATCTCAGATGCCTACAAAACAGCTTGCTTGTGCTAGAAGATTCAATGCAATTCAATCTCAGATGCCTTGTGCTAGAATAGTCCATCTATCTCAGATGCCTATTGCTTGTGCTAGAATAGTCCATTTATCTCAGATGCCTGCTAGAAGATTCAATGTAATGGCAGGAATTGTATCTTCCACAGCTCCTAATGTTGCAATTTTTAGGGATTTGGAAGAGTGTGATAGCCAGATTCCATTGTTTAGGCCAAGACCAGCATCTGTAGAAGTAATAACAG GAAAAGGCAAGCATAGTCGGGGTGAAGCCACACTTCCTCCAGCCATTAGGAGCTTTCTCAATGAAAATAG ATATCACTATAGTGAAACACGACCTGGGGTGATTGAAGTACAAATCAAATTCCGGTGA
- the LOC113698646 gene encoding calcium-transporting ATPase 1, endoplasmic reticulum-type-like, with the protein MGKGGQDTVNREIPSPRAPNLAIFPAWAKEIEECEKYYETNRVSGLSSQDVIKKREIYGYNELEKPEGPSFWKLILDQFNDTLVRILLVAAVISFLLALNNGGGEGSDKSTAFVEPLVIFLILIINAIVGVWQENNAENALEALKEIQSENATVFRNNKKIHNLPAKELVPGDIVELKVGDKVPADMRVVELISSTLRLEQGSLTGESEAVNKTNKVVAVDSDIQGKRCMAFAGTTMVKGTCICLVTQTGTDTELGKVHTQIHVAAQFEEETPLKKKLNEFGEVLTEIIGLICVLVWIINIKYFFTWETVYGWPTNFKFSFEKCTYYFEIAVALAVAAIPEGLPAVITTCLALGTRKMAQKNALVRKLPSVETLGCTTVICSDKTGTLTTNQMAVVKLVAMGATPDCLRAFKVDGTTYNPSDGGIEDWPLDRMDANLQMMAKIAAVCNDAGVARVENKYFATGMPTEAALKVLVEKMGFSDEVGDLLCMSPGDVLRCCKQWNQNARRIATLEFDRDRKSMGVIVKSERGKRSLLVKGAVENVLERSTSIQLLDGTVVKLEQNTKALILQALHKMSSNALRCLGFAYKDELPDFATYDGDEDHPAHQLLLEPSKYSSIEIGLTFVGFVGLRDPPREEVFQAIKDCKAAGIRVMVITGDNKNTAEAICREIGVFAPEEDITPRSLTGKEFMEISDQKSHLRQSGGLLFSRAEPRHKQEIVRLLKEDGEVVAMTGDGVNDAPALKLADIGIAMGIAGTEVAKEASDMVLADDNFSTIVAAIGEGRSIYSNMKAFIRYMISSNIGEVASIFLTTALGVPEGLIPVQLLWVNLVTDGPPATALGFNPPDKKIMKKPPRHREDPLISTWTLVRYLVIGTYVGVATVGVMVIWYTHDSFLGIDLSGDGHKLVTYSQLAHWSQCSSWQNFTVSPFTSGSKVFRFDDNPCDYFKRGKVKASTLSLSVLVAIEMFNSLNALSEDTSLLVMPPWVNPWLILAMSISFSLHFIILYVPFLAHVFGIVPLSLNEWMLVLAVASPVILVDEALKFIGSCTRGVLACWPVKSFKLKLE; encoded by the exons ATGGGGAAAGGGGGACAAGACACTGTCAACAGAGAGATTCCAAGTCCAAGAGCTCCAAACCTCGCAATCTTTCCAGCATGGGCTaaagaaattgaagaatgtGAAAAGTACTATGAAACCAATAGAGTTTCTGGATTAAGCTCTCAGGATGTCATTAAAAAGAGAGAAATTTATGGGTACAACGAGCTGGAAAAGCCTGAGGGCCCGTCTTTCTGGAAATTGATCCTTGATCAATTCAATGACACTCTGGTGAGGATTCTTCTTGTGGCTGCAGTTATATCTTTTCTGCTGGCCCTCAACAACGGTGGTGGTGAAGGAAGTGACAAGTCAACCGCTTTTGTGGAGCCTCTAGTCATTTTCTTGATCCTGATTATCAATGCCATTGTTGGAGTCTGGCAAGAAAACAATGCTGAGAACGCCTTAGAAGCTTTGAAGGAAATCCAATCCGAGAACGCCACCGTTTTTCGTAATAACAAGAAAATCCACAACTTGCCAGCCAAGGAGCTTGTCCCTGGAGACATAGTTGAGCTCAAAGTTGGTGATAAAGTGCCAGCAGATATGCGCGTTGTTGAACTAATTAGTTCCACTTTGAGGTTGGAGCAGGGTTCATTGACGGGTGAGAGTGAGGCTGTTAACAAGACTAACAAGGTGGTGGCTGTAGATTCTGACATCCAAGGGAAAAGATGCATGGCGTTTGCTGGAACAACAATGGTTAAAGGGACCTGCATTTGTTTGGTGACACAAACTGGCACGGACACAGAGCTAGGCAAAGTCCACACGCAAATTCATGTAGCTGCTCAGTTTGAGGAGGAAACGCCTCTAAAGAAGAAGCTGAACGAGTTTGGAGAGGTCTTGACAGAGATAATAGGGCTTATTTGCGTTTTGGTTTGGATCATCAACATTAAGTACTTCTTTACATGGGAAACCGTATATGGATGGCCAACAAATTTCAAGTTTTCTTTTGAGAAGTGCACCTACTATTTTGAAATTGCCGTGGCATTGGCTGTGGCTGCAATTCCAGAAGGTTTGCCAGCTGTTATCACTACGTGCTTGGCGCTTGGCACACGAAAGATGGCACAGAAGAATGCTCTTGTGAGGAAGCTGCCTAGTGTTGAGACTTTGGGATGCACTACTGTAATTTGTTCTGATAAGACTGGTACATTAACCACAAACCAGATGGCAGTGGTGAAGCTTGTAGCTATGGGCGCTACCCCTGATTGTCTTCGAGCTTTTAAAGTGGACGGGACAACCTATAATCCTTCTGATGGGGGAATTGAAGATTGGCCTCTTGATCGAATGGATGCTAATCTTCAAATGATGGCAAAGATAGCTGCTGTCTGCAATGATGCAGGGGTTGCCCGGGTGGAAAATAAGTATTTCGCAACCGGAATGCCAACTGAGGCAGCTTTAAAG GTTCTAGTTGAGAAAATGGGCTTTTCTGATGAAGTTGGTGACCTATTATGTATGAGTCCTGGTGATGTACTGC GCTGTTGCAAACAGTGGAATCAAAATGCACGTCGAATAGCCACTCTTGAGTTTGATCGTGATAGGAAGTCTATGGGTGTAATTGTGAAATCTGAACGGGGGAAGAGGTCGTTGCTTGTTAAG GGGGCGGTAGAAAATGTGTTGGAGAGAAGCACCTCAATCCAGTTGCTTGATGGTACTGTAGTAAAACTGGAGCAGAATACCAAGGCTCTGATTCTGCAAGCTCTCCATAAAATGTCCTCAAATGCCTTGCGGTGTCTTGGTTTTGCATACAAAGATGAGCTCCCTGATTTTGCTACTTATGATGGAGACGAAGATCATCCTGCTCATCAGCTGTTACTTGAACCATCCAAGTACTCATCAATTGAGATTGGACTCACTTTTGTTGGATTTGTAGGGCTAAGG GATCCCCCAAGGGAAGAAGTTTTCCAGGCCATTAAGGACTGCAAAGCTGCAGGAATCCGAGTGATGGTTATAACTGGGGACAACAAGAATACTGCAGAAGCTATATGCCGTGAAATAGGTGTATTTGCACCTGAGGAGGATATTACTCCGAGAAGCTTGACAGGGAAAGAATTCATGGAGATTTCTGATCAGAAATCTCATCTGAGACAAAGTGGAGGGCTTCTGTTTTCCAGAGCTGAACCACGACATAAACAAGAGATTGTGAGATTGCTTAAAGAAGATGGGGAAGTGGTTGCCATGACAGGAGATGGAGTAAATGATGCACCCGCTCTCAAACTTGCTGATATTGGTATCGCAATGGGAATTGCTGGCACAGAG GTTGCCAAGGAAGCTTCTGACATGGTGCTAGCAGATGATAACTTTAGCACAATAGTCGCTGCTATTGGTGAAGGAAGGTCAATCTATAGCAATATGAAGGCCTTCATCAG ATACATGATCTCTTCAAATATTGGTGAAGTGGCGTCTATATTTCTAACCACAGCACTAGGAGTACCCGAAGGCCTCATCCCAGTACAACTCTTATGGGTCAACCTTGTAACAGATGGACCCCCTGCAACAGCTTTAGGATTCAATCCACCAGACAAGAAAATTATGAAGAAGCCACCCCGTCATCGGGAGGATCCACTCATAAGTACTTGGACTTTAGTCCGATACCTG GTTATTGGCACCTATGTTGGAGTAGCCACTGTCGGTGTTATGGTCATTTGGTATACACACGATTCCTTCTTGGGCATTGACCTCAGTGGAGATGGCCACAAACTGGTTACCTATTCCCAGCTTGCTCACTGGAGCCAGTGCTCATCCTGGCAGAACTTTACAGTTTCACCTTTCACTTCTGGATCAAAAGTGTTTCGATTTGATGATAATCCGTGTGACTACTTCAAACGTGGAAAAGTGAAAGCCTCTACGCTCTCCCTCTCTGTCTTGGTCGCCATAGAAATGTTTAACTCTCTTAATGCGCTCTCGGAAGATACTAGCCTATTGGTGATGCCCCCTTGGGTCAATCCTTGGCTCATTCTCGCCATGTCTATCTCATTCAGCTTGCATTTCATCATTCTTTATGTCCCCTTTTTGGCTCATGTTTTTGGCATAGTGCCTCTCAGCTTAAACGAGTGGATGTTAGTCTTGGCAGTTGCTTCTCCAGTGATTTTAGTTGATGAGGCTCTAAAGTTTATTGGAAGCTGCACAAGAGGAGTTCTAGCCTGCTGGCCAGTGAAATCCTTCAAGCTGAAGTTAGAGTAA